A single genomic interval of Sulfuricella sp. harbors:
- a CDS encoding potassium channel family protein: protein MKYNWLNALIIGASGLGLAGLPSDWLPLVRLLRIAYVALVVARLLTSVRTLLSTNAIPYAFILGIIALTVAGAGFYWLEPTIHSFGEGLWLAFITGATVGYGDFVPTSTPARFLAVIMVIVGFSVLSLVTASISAFFVGEDEKKLRHEMHHDIQELRREIGMLRSELQSGGAVQGATKKEAD from the coding sequence CTGAAATACAACTGGCTCAATGCCCTGATTATCGGCGCCTCAGGACTTGGCCTGGCCGGCCTGCCCAGCGATTGGCTGCCGCTGGTGCGTCTGTTGCGAATTGCCTACGTGGCCCTGGTCGTGGCGCGTCTGCTGACATCCGTGCGCACCCTGCTCTCCACCAACGCCATTCCCTACGCGTTTATCCTCGGCATTATCGCCCTGACCGTCGCTGGTGCAGGATTCTACTGGCTGGAGCCGACGATACACAGCTTCGGCGAAGGCTTGTGGCTGGCCTTCATTACCGGCGCGACCGTGGGTTATGGAGATTTTGTTCCGACTTCCACACCCGCGCGCTTTTTGGCCGTAATCATGGTGATCGTCGGGTTTTCCGTGCTTTCTCTGGTCACCGCGAGCATTTCCGCCTTTTTCGTGGGCGAGGATGAAAAAAAGCTGCGCCACGAAATGCATCACGATATACAGGAACTGCGCAGGGAGATCGGGATGTTGCGCTCGGAGCTACAGTCGGGTGGCGCGGTTCAGGGCGCGACAAAAAAAGAAGCTGACTGA
- a CDS encoding addiction module protein, giving the protein MNTPLLQQARVLDIDEQIELAEAIWDGIVSRGAAPSLTEAQKTELDRRLADHLANPNDVVSWGEVKAAALAKIRQ; this is encoded by the coding sequence ATGAACACGCCACTCTTGCAGCAAGCTCGTGTGCTCGACATCGACGAGCAGATCGAACTGGCTGAAGCCATCTGGGACGGTATCGTTAGTCGTGGTGCCGCGCCATCGTTGACCGAAGCGCAGAAAACGGAACTTGACCGACGCCTCGCAGATCACCTGGCAAATCCAAACGATGTGGTTTCCTGGGGCGAAGTAAAAGCAGCCGCTCTTGCCAAAATCAGGCAATGA
- a CDS encoding type II toxin-antitoxin system RelE/ParE family toxin: MSLPVTFHRAASAEFIEASAWYETKRVGLALDFMTEIDRCVSLASEHPLQFAVVREDIRRVVANHFPYSVYFRAEESRIVVLAVFHGNRDPSIWQTRTIRTAGEGSDRA; this comes from the coding sequence ATGAGCCTGCCCGTCACTTTTCATCGTGCCGCCAGTGCAGAGTTCATCGAAGCAAGTGCGTGGTATGAGACCAAACGAGTTGGCCTTGCTCTTGACTTCATGACCGAGATTGACCGTTGCGTGTCGCTGGCATCTGAACACCCTCTCCAGTTTGCCGTTGTTCGTGAGGACATTCGGCGTGTTGTCGCCAATCATTTTCCGTACAGCGTTTATTTTCGTGCGGAGGAAAGCCGCATCGTTGTCTTGGCGGTATTTCATGGCAACAGAGACCCCTCCATTTGGCAAACCAGAACTATCCGAACTGCTGGCGAAGGAAGTGACAGAGCATAA
- the glyA gene encoding serine hydroxymethyltransferase — translation MFSAKNTLAKDDPDLWKAIEQERQRQEDHIELIASENYTSPAVMEAQGSVLTNKYAEGYPGKRYYGGCEYVDIAEQLAIDRVKKLFGAEAANVQPNSGSQANQAVFMAFLKPGDTIMGMSLAEGGHLTHGMALNMSGKWFNVVAYGMNEKEEIDYDRMEALAHEHKPKLIIAGASAYSLKIDFERFAKVAKTVGAIFMVDMAHYAGLIAAGVYPNPVPHADVVTSTTHKTLRGPRGGIILMKAEHEKAINSAIFPGLQGGPLMHVIAGKAVAFREAMGKDFKHYQEQVLANALVMCKVLTERGLRIISGRTESHVFLVDLRAMKLTGKEAEAALGKAHITVNKNAIPNDPEKPFVTSGIRLGTPAMTTRGFREIEAEHLANLIADVLAAPTDEAVLSRVASEAKAMCAKFPVYGA, via the coding sequence ATGTTCAGCGCAAAAAATACCCTTGCAAAGGATGATCCCGATCTGTGGAAGGCGATCGAGCAGGAACGCCAGCGCCAGGAAGACCACATCGAACTGATTGCCTCCGAAAACTACACCAGCCCGGCGGTGATGGAAGCACAGGGCTCGGTGCTGACCAACAAGTACGCCGAGGGTTACCCCGGCAAGCGCTACTACGGCGGTTGCGAGTATGTCGACATTGCCGAGCAGCTTGCGATTGATCGCGTCAAGAAACTGTTCGGCGCCGAGGCAGCCAACGTGCAGCCCAACTCCGGCTCCCAGGCTAATCAGGCCGTATTCATGGCTTTCCTCAAACCCGGCGACACCATCATGGGCATGAGCCTGGCCGAGGGCGGTCACCTTACCCACGGCATGGCGCTCAACATGAGCGGCAAGTGGTTCAATGTCGTCGCCTATGGCATGAACGAAAAGGAAGAAATCGACTACGACCGCATGGAAGCGCTGGCGCATGAGCACAAGCCGAAACTGATCATCGCCGGCGCATCGGCTTATTCACTGAAGATCGACTTCGAACGTTTCGCCAAGGTGGCCAAGACTGTTGGTGCAATTTTCATGGTGGATATGGCGCACTATGCAGGGCTGATCGCCGCCGGCGTTTACCCCAACCCGGTGCCGCATGCCGACGTGGTCACTTCCACCACCCACAAGACACTGCGGGGCCCGAGGGGCGGCATTATCCTGATGAAGGCGGAGCACGAAAAAGCCATCAACTCGGCCATTTTCCCCGGCTTGCAGGGCGGGCCGCTGATGCACGTCATCGCCGGCAAGGCGGTGGCTTTCCGCGAGGCCATGGGCAAGGACTTCAAGCATTACCAGGAGCAGGTGCTCGCCAATGCGCTGGTGATGTGCAAGGTGCTTACCGAACGTGGCTTGCGCATCATCTCGGGCCGCACCGAGTCCCATGTTTTCCTGGTCGATCTGCGTGCCATGAAGCTGACTGGCAAGGAAGCCGAAGCTGCGCTGGGCAAGGCACACATCACGGTAAACAAGAATGCCATCCCCAACGACCCGGAAAAACCTTTCGTCACCAGCGGCATCCGCCTCGGCACCCCGGCCATGACCACGCGCGGCTTCAGGGAGATCGAAGCCGAGCATCTGGCCAATCTGATCGCCGATGTGCTGGCCGCCCCCACCGATGAAGCCGTGCTGTCACGCGTGGCCAGCGAAGCCAAGGCGATGTGCGCGAAGTTTCCGGTGTATGGCGCTTGA
- the nrdR gene encoding transcriptional regulator NrdR, which yields MKCPFCGEADTQVIDSRISEEGVSVRRRRRCTSCEKRFTTYETAELRMPAVVKQNGSREEFSREKIRTSFMRALNKRPVSTSLVDGAIQHIEQKMLSLGEREIPSLKVGEMVMNELRKLDKVAYIRFASVYRSFEDVDDFRDVIKDLDK from the coding sequence ATGAAATGCCCCTTCTGCGGCGAAGCCGATACCCAGGTCATTGATTCGCGCATCAGCGAGGAAGGCGTCAGCGTGCGCCGCCGCCGTCGTTGCACGAGCTGCGAGAAGCGTTTTACCACCTACGAAACAGCGGAGCTCAGGATGCCGGCGGTGGTGAAGCAGAATGGCAGCCGCGAGGAGTTCAGCCGCGAGAAGATCCGCACCAGCTTCATGCGCGCCCTCAACAAGCGTCCGGTTTCCACCAGTCTGGTGGATGGTGCCATCCAGCATATCGAGCAGAAAATGCTCAGCCTGGGTGAGCGCGAAATCCCTTCCCTGAAGGTGGGTGAAATGGTGATGAACGAACTGCGCAAGCTCGACAAGGTGGCCTATATCCGCTTTGCCTCGGTGTATCGCAGCTTCGAGGACGTGGACGACTTCCGCGACGTGATCAAGGACCTGGACAAATAG